From uncultured Fibrobacter sp., a single genomic window includes:
- a CDS encoding thrombospondin type 3 repeat-containing protein: protein MKKILGTALLAAGLGFAQIGMEGGSDGLHQINAKTLGQWNFTVGTGGNISISSWGLSRGGVYEQDGVRHSYNDWDYSQAGNFFVGVGLLDFLDVGAILPVYYEHANSDGPSGSTNQWTTSRGDLDLWSKIRLPLDTNKIYSVALMLNMYVPTGEANAGVRPRHVWYLNSDGYTQPFTADDWAFSAGLAATFDLTKIGKPFRINLAASYLYPLDVSETQTLVYSAGVNWLPKEWVDVFLEYSAEMRLQSKGEYKFDPMKDPMLITPGFRFHLPYNIDFAMGLEVAVRTFQNLGFDHDDEMKGCDNMVVHYQGEGGEKVNYCYAPTPLISGAALLTIRFGGDSFKDDDGDGVNNSKDKCAHTKKGIAVDETGCPLDSDKDGVVDTYDKCPNTPEGVQVNTDGCADKDSAFVTDANAAADSAARADSLNAAERARQDSLARVDTDKDGIPDIKDKCPNTPEGIVVDSLGCMLDFDKDGVADNNDKCPNTPEGVSVDSTGCPMDFDKDGVPDNKDKCPNTKEGLAVDSTGCPADTDNDGVFDGVDKCPGTPAGMPVDSTGCTMDTDKDGVPDNLDKCPHTLEGVRVKEDGCPVNKKENLDELKKGIQFQTGSAKLTKKSYTTLNDIASLMRKFKSANLEVQGHTDNTGSEDTNQKLSQKRAQAVVDFLKKKGIEDDRLRAIGYGSEMSIADNNTKEGREQNRRVELVPFEK from the coding sequence ATGAAAAAAATACTTGGGACAGCTTTACTGGCAGCAGGCTTAGGCTTTGCCCAGATAGGCATGGAGGGCGGCTCGGACGGTCTTCATCAGATTAACGCCAAGACGCTTGGCCAATGGAACTTTACCGTTGGTACGGGTGGAAACATCTCCATATCGTCTTGGGGACTTTCCCGTGGTGGCGTGTACGAACAGGATGGTGTTCGCCATAGCTACAACGATTGGGATTATTCCCAGGCGGGTAACTTCTTTGTAGGCGTCGGCCTGCTTGATTTTTTGGATGTAGGCGCAATTCTTCCGGTCTACTACGAACATGCGAATTCCGATGGTCCGTCAGGAAGCACAAACCAGTGGACAACGAGCCGAGGCGACCTCGACCTGTGGTCCAAGATTAGGCTCCCGCTAGACACCAATAAAATTTACTCCGTGGCGCTCATGCTGAATATGTATGTGCCGACCGGTGAAGCGAATGCCGGTGTGCGCCCCCGCCACGTATGGTACCTGAATAGTGATGGTTACACGCAACCGTTCACGGCCGATGACTGGGCTTTCTCGGCAGGCCTTGCGGCAACGTTTGACCTCACGAAAATTGGTAAGCCGTTCCGCATCAACTTGGCGGCCAGCTACCTCTATCCTCTGGATGTGTCTGAGACCCAGACGCTCGTCTATAGCGCGGGCGTCAACTGGCTCCCGAAGGAATGGGTAGACGTATTCTTGGAATACTCTGCCGAAATGCGCTTGCAGAGCAAGGGCGAATACAAGTTCGACCCGATGAAAGACCCGATGCTCATTACTCCGGGTTTCCGTTTCCACCTGCCTTACAACATCGACTTTGCCATGGGCCTCGAAGTGGCCGTGCGTACCTTCCAGAACCTTGGCTTCGATCATGACGATGAAATGAAGGGCTGCGACAACATGGTGGTCCACTACCAGGGTGAAGGTGGCGAAAAGGTCAATTACTGCTACGCCCCGACTCCGCTTATTTCGGGTGCAGCACTCCTTACCATCCGTTTCGGTGGTGATTCGTTCAAGGATGATGACGGCGACGGCGTAAACAACAGCAAGGACAAGTGCGCCCATACCAAGAAGGGCATCGCTGTCGATGAAACCGGTTGCCCGCTCGATTCCGATAAGGACGGCGTTGTAGATACTTACGACAAGTGCCCGAACACTCCAGAAGGCGTGCAGGTGAATACGGATGGCTGCGCCGACAAGGATTCCGCTTTTGTGACGGATGCCAATGCCGCTGCCGATTCTGCCGCCCGTGCCGATTCCTTGAATGCGGCCGAACGCGCCCGTCAGGATTCCCTGGCCCGCGTCGATACCGACAAGGATGGCATTCCGGATATCAAGGACAAGTGTCCGAATACACCCGAAGGAATTGTGGTGGATTCCCTGGGCTGCATGCTCGACTTTGACAAGGATGGCGTTGCCGACAATAACGATAAGTGCCCGAACACCCCGGAAGGCGTGAGCGTTGACAGCACCGGCTGCCCGATGGACTTTGACAAGGACGGCGTTCCGGACAACAAGGACAAGTGCCCGAACACCAAGGAAGGCCTCGCTGTAGATTCTACGGGCTGCCCAGCAGATACGGACAACGATGGCGTGTTCGATGGTGTTGACAAGTGTCCGGGAACGCCTGCAGGAATGCCGGTGGATTCTACGGGTTGCACGATGGATACCGACAAGGATGGCGTTCCGGACAATCTGGACAAGTGCCCGCACACCTTGGAAGGCGTACGTGTTAAGGAAGATGGCTGCCCGGTGAACAAGAAGGAAAACCTCGATGAACTCAAGAAGGGTATCCAGTTCCAGACGGGTTCTGCCAAGCTCACCAAGAAGAGCTACACCACGTTGAACGATATTGCCTCTTTGATGAGAAAGTTCAAGTCTGCAAACCTTGAAGTGCAGGGCCACACCGACAACACCGGTTCAGAAGACACGAACCAGAAGCTATCGCAGAAGCGTGCCCAGGCTGTGGTGGATTTCTTGAAGAAGAAAGGTATTGAAGATGACCGCCTGCGTGCGATTGGCTACGGCTCTGAAATGTCGATTGCCGATAACAACACGAAGGAAGGCCGTGAACAGAACCGTCGCGTAGAACTCGTTCCGTTCGAAAAGTAA